The following are encoded together in the Bombus fervidus isolate BK054 chromosome 10, iyBomFerv1, whole genome shotgun sequence genome:
- the Hrb27c gene encoding heterogeneous nuclear ribonucleoprotein at 27C isoform X4, with product MRVKTEMDDDEKGKLFVGGLSWETTQENLQRYFGRYGEVIDCVVMKNSESGRSRGFGFVTFSDPANVPLVLQNGPHQLDGRTIDPKPCNPRTQQKPKRSGGFPKVFLGGLPSNVTETDLRSFFTRFGKVMEVVIMYDQEKKKSRGFGFLSFEDEDAVDRCVAEHFVNLNGKQVEIKRAEPRDSSSKMNDSHQGQWGPPQQGGPPMGMAGNMGPMGGPNGQMGGPMMGGPMGPPGNMMQQYQGWGTSPQTGGYAAGYTTQYNSQGWGAPPGPPQQQQIPPPPHHQWGSSYNVQPAAATQGYGSYGGPAAAASGGYGPTAGTGGAAGGGPGGSWNSWNMAQNGPPPGTQPPPQPPQPNSSQPNSNSNPSGPQGDMYSRQTTGSGAPGSSSSSAKTPDYTGYSAYGNYADTSYPQRSYQGGESNQGSLFPRRPVHFTDWMTRGLWT from the exons ATGAGAGTGAAGACCGAAATGGATGACGACGAAAAGGG AAAGCTGTTTGTTGGTGGTTTGTCGTGGGAGACAACACAAGAAAATCTTCAGCGTTACTTCGGCCGTTATGGCGAAGTAATCGACTGCGTTGTTATGAAAAATAGTGAATCTGGACGCAGTCGTGGTTTTGGATTCGTAACATTTAGTGATCCAGCTAATGTTCCATTAGTTCTTCAGAATGGACCGCATCAACTTGATGGGCGCACA ATTGACCCGAAACCATGTAATCCTCGTACTCAGCAAAAGCCGAAACGCAGTGGAGGCTTTCCAAAAGTTTTCCTTGGTGGCTTACCAAGTAACGTGACTGAAACTGATTTGAGGTCATTCTTTACCCGTTTTGGTAAAGTTATGGAGGTTGTTATAATGTATGatcaagaaaagaagaaatcgagAG GATTTGGCTTTCTCAGCTTCGAGGATGAAGATGCAGTGGACCGATGTGTAGCAGAGCATTTCGTCAACTTGAATGGAAAACAG GTTGAAATCAAACGTGCAGAACCACGAGATTCTTCTAGCAAAATGAATGATAGCCATCAAGGTCAATGGGGACCTCCTCAACAAGGTGGGCCTCCGATGGGAATGGCCGGGAATATGGGACCTATGGGTGGTCCAAATGGACAGATGGGTGGACCTATGATGGGGGGTCCAATGGGTCCACCAGGAAACATGATGCAACAGTATCAGGGTTGGGGTACCAGTCCTCAGACTGGAGGATATGCTGCTGGATACACTACTCAATATAATTCTCAAGGTTGGGGTGCACCTCCTGGTCCTCCACAACAGCAACAAATTCCACCACCACCACATCATCAATGGGGTAGCAGTTACAACGTCCAGCCTGCAGCAGCTACTCAAGGGTATGGAAGCTATG GTGGGCCGGCGGCCGCCGCTTCAGGGGGCTATGGGCCCACGGCGGGTACTGGCGGGGCTGCGGGGGGCGGGCCCGGGGGTTCTTGGAACTCCTGGAACATGGCACAAAACGGTCCTCCTCCTGGGACCCAGCCACCACCTCAGCCCCCTCAGCCTAATTCCTCGCAGCCCAACTCCAACTCGAACCCCTCTGGCCCGCAGG GTGACATGTATTCGCGACAGACCACCGGTTCAGGTGCACCTGGGTCCAGTAGCAGTTCAGCTAAAACTCCGGATTATACTGGGTACTCTGCATATGGTAATTACGCTGACACCAGTTATCCTCAGCGTTCGTATCAAGGAGGAGAAAGCAACCAAG
- the Hrb27c gene encoding heterogeneous nuclear ribonucleoprotein at 27C isoform X2 gives MRVKTEMDDDEKGKLFVGGLSWETTQENLQRYFGRYGEVIDCVVMKNSESGRSRGFGFVTFSDPANVPLVLQNGPHQLDGRTIDPKPCNPRTQQKPKRSGGFPKVFLGGLPSNVTETDLRSFFTRFGKVMEVVIMYDQEKKKSRGFGFLSFEDEDAVDRCVAEHFVNLNGKQVEIKRAEPRDSSSKMNDSHQGQWGPPQQGGPPMGMAGNMGPMGGPNGQMGGPMMGGPMGPPGNMMQQYQGWGTSPQTGGYAAGYTTQYNSQGWGAPPGPPQQQQIPPPPHHQWGSSYNVQPAAATQGYGSYGGPAAAASGGYGPTAGTGGAAGGGPGGSWNSWNMAQNGPPPGTQPPPQPPQPNSSQPNSNSNPSGPQGDMYSRQTTGSGAPGSSSSSAKTPDYTGYSAYGNYADTSYPQRSYQGGESNQDNTPIPKFKNTESGSPTFIPNGDAAPGPQRFSLTQHTNYHPYRR, from the exons ATGAGAGTGAAGACCGAAATGGATGACGACGAAAAGGG AAAGCTGTTTGTTGGTGGTTTGTCGTGGGAGACAACACAAGAAAATCTTCAGCGTTACTTCGGCCGTTATGGCGAAGTAATCGACTGCGTTGTTATGAAAAATAGTGAATCTGGACGCAGTCGTGGTTTTGGATTCGTAACATTTAGTGATCCAGCTAATGTTCCATTAGTTCTTCAGAATGGACCGCATCAACTTGATGGGCGCACA ATTGACCCGAAACCATGTAATCCTCGTACTCAGCAAAAGCCGAAACGCAGTGGAGGCTTTCCAAAAGTTTTCCTTGGTGGCTTACCAAGTAACGTGACTGAAACTGATTTGAGGTCATTCTTTACCCGTTTTGGTAAAGTTATGGAGGTTGTTATAATGTATGatcaagaaaagaagaaatcgagAG GATTTGGCTTTCTCAGCTTCGAGGATGAAGATGCAGTGGACCGATGTGTAGCAGAGCATTTCGTCAACTTGAATGGAAAACAG GTTGAAATCAAACGTGCAGAACCACGAGATTCTTCTAGCAAAATGAATGATAGCCATCAAGGTCAATGGGGACCTCCTCAACAAGGTGGGCCTCCGATGGGAATGGCCGGGAATATGGGACCTATGGGTGGTCCAAATGGACAGATGGGTGGACCTATGATGGGGGGTCCAATGGGTCCACCAGGAAACATGATGCAACAGTATCAGGGTTGGGGTACCAGTCCTCAGACTGGAGGATATGCTGCTGGATACACTACTCAATATAATTCTCAAGGTTGGGGTGCACCTCCTGGTCCTCCACAACAGCAACAAATTCCACCACCACCACATCATCAATGGGGTAGCAGTTACAACGTCCAGCCTGCAGCAGCTACTCAAGGGTATGGAAGCTATG GTGGGCCGGCGGCCGCCGCTTCAGGGGGCTATGGGCCCACGGCGGGTACTGGCGGGGCTGCGGGGGGCGGGCCCGGGGGTTCTTGGAACTCCTGGAACATGGCACAAAACGGTCCTCCTCCTGGGACCCAGCCACCACCTCAGCCCCCTCAGCCTAATTCCTCGCAGCCCAACTCCAACTCGAACCCCTCTGGCCCGCAGG GTGACATGTATTCGCGACAGACCACCGGTTCAGGTGCACCTGGGTCCAGTAGCAGTTCAGCTAAAACTCCGGATTATACTGGGTACTCTGCATATGGTAATTACGCTGACACCAGTTATCCTCAGCGTTCGTATCAAGGAGGAGAAAGCAACCAAG
- the Hrb27c gene encoding heterogeneous nuclear ribonucleoprotein at 27C isoform X3, with translation MRVKTEMDDDEKGKLFVGGLSWETTQENLQRYFGRYGEVIDCVVMKNSESGRSRGFGFVTFSDPANVPLVLQNGPHQLDGRTIDPKPCNPRTQQKPKRSGGFPKVFLGGLPSNVTETDLRSFFTRFGKVMEVVIMYDQEKKKSRGFGFLSFEDEDAVDRCVAEHFVNLNGKQVEIKRAEPRDSSSKMNDSHQGQWGPPQQGGPPMGMAGNMGPMGGPNGQMGGPMMGGPMGPPGNMMQQYQGWGTSPQTGGYAAGYTTQYNSQGWGAPPGPPQQQQIPPPPHHQWGSSYNVQPAAATQGYGSYGGPAAAASGGYGPTAGTGGAAGGGPGGSWNSWNMAQNGPPPGTQPPPQPPQPNSSQPNSNSNPSGPQGDMYSRQTTGSGAPGSSSSSAKTPDYTGYSAYGNYADTSYPQRSYQGGESNQGKWRNASAEFIKRKHQGKEGVRFLKY, from the exons ATGAGAGTGAAGACCGAAATGGATGACGACGAAAAGGG AAAGCTGTTTGTTGGTGGTTTGTCGTGGGAGACAACACAAGAAAATCTTCAGCGTTACTTCGGCCGTTATGGCGAAGTAATCGACTGCGTTGTTATGAAAAATAGTGAATCTGGACGCAGTCGTGGTTTTGGATTCGTAACATTTAGTGATCCAGCTAATGTTCCATTAGTTCTTCAGAATGGACCGCATCAACTTGATGGGCGCACA ATTGACCCGAAACCATGTAATCCTCGTACTCAGCAAAAGCCGAAACGCAGTGGAGGCTTTCCAAAAGTTTTCCTTGGTGGCTTACCAAGTAACGTGACTGAAACTGATTTGAGGTCATTCTTTACCCGTTTTGGTAAAGTTATGGAGGTTGTTATAATGTATGatcaagaaaagaagaaatcgagAG GATTTGGCTTTCTCAGCTTCGAGGATGAAGATGCAGTGGACCGATGTGTAGCAGAGCATTTCGTCAACTTGAATGGAAAACAG GTTGAAATCAAACGTGCAGAACCACGAGATTCTTCTAGCAAAATGAATGATAGCCATCAAGGTCAATGGGGACCTCCTCAACAAGGTGGGCCTCCGATGGGAATGGCCGGGAATATGGGACCTATGGGTGGTCCAAATGGACAGATGGGTGGACCTATGATGGGGGGTCCAATGGGTCCACCAGGAAACATGATGCAACAGTATCAGGGTTGGGGTACCAGTCCTCAGACTGGAGGATATGCTGCTGGATACACTACTCAATATAATTCTCAAGGTTGGGGTGCACCTCCTGGTCCTCCACAACAGCAACAAATTCCACCACCACCACATCATCAATGGGGTAGCAGTTACAACGTCCAGCCTGCAGCAGCTACTCAAGGGTATGGAAGCTATG GTGGGCCGGCGGCCGCCGCTTCAGGGGGCTATGGGCCCACGGCGGGTACTGGCGGGGCTGCGGGGGGCGGGCCCGGGGGTTCTTGGAACTCCTGGAACATGGCACAAAACGGTCCTCCTCCTGGGACCCAGCCACCACCTCAGCCCCCTCAGCCTAATTCCTCGCAGCCCAACTCCAACTCGAACCCCTCTGGCCCGCAGG GTGACATGTATTCGCGACAGACCACCGGTTCAGGTGCACCTGGGTCCAGTAGCAGTTCAGCTAAAACTCCGGATTATACTGGGTACTCTGCATATGGTAATTACGCTGACACCAGTTATCCTCAGCGTTCGTATCAAGGAGGAGAAAGCAACCAAG GAAAGTGGAGAAATGCATCTGCCGAGTTTATAAAACGGAAGCACCAAGGAAAAGAGGGTGTTAGgtttttgaaatattga
- the Hrb27c gene encoding heterogeneous nuclear ribonucleoprotein at 27C isoform X1 encodes MRVKTEMDDDEKGKLFVGGLSWETTQENLQRYFGRYGEVIDCVVMKNSESGRSRGFGFVTFSDPANVPLVLQNGPHQLDGRTIDPKPCNPRTQQKPKRSGGFPKVFLGGLPSNVTETDLRSFFTRFGKVMEVVIMYDQEKKKSRGFGFLSFEDEDAVDRCVAEHFVNLNGKQVEIKRAEPRDSSSKMNDSHQGQWGPPQQGGPPMGMAGNMGPMGGPNGQMGGPMMGGPMGPPGNMMQQYQGWGTSPQTGGYAAGYTTQYNSQGWGAPPGPPQQQQIPPPPHHQWGSSYNVQPAAATQGYGSYGGPAAAASGGYGPTAGTGGAAGGGPGGSWNSWNMAQNGPPPGTQPPPQPPQPNSSQPNSNSNPSGPQGDMYSRQTTGSGAPGSSSSSAKTPDYTGYSAYGNYADTSYPQRSYQGGESNQGTEYGPPRLGSVSPAPGTNGNNGGGGPKRGHTGSSSSSNNYHPYRR; translated from the exons ATGAGAGTGAAGACCGAAATGGATGACGACGAAAAGGG AAAGCTGTTTGTTGGTGGTTTGTCGTGGGAGACAACACAAGAAAATCTTCAGCGTTACTTCGGCCGTTATGGCGAAGTAATCGACTGCGTTGTTATGAAAAATAGTGAATCTGGACGCAGTCGTGGTTTTGGATTCGTAACATTTAGTGATCCAGCTAATGTTCCATTAGTTCTTCAGAATGGACCGCATCAACTTGATGGGCGCACA ATTGACCCGAAACCATGTAATCCTCGTACTCAGCAAAAGCCGAAACGCAGTGGAGGCTTTCCAAAAGTTTTCCTTGGTGGCTTACCAAGTAACGTGACTGAAACTGATTTGAGGTCATTCTTTACCCGTTTTGGTAAAGTTATGGAGGTTGTTATAATGTATGatcaagaaaagaagaaatcgagAG GATTTGGCTTTCTCAGCTTCGAGGATGAAGATGCAGTGGACCGATGTGTAGCAGAGCATTTCGTCAACTTGAATGGAAAACAG GTTGAAATCAAACGTGCAGAACCACGAGATTCTTCTAGCAAAATGAATGATAGCCATCAAGGTCAATGGGGACCTCCTCAACAAGGTGGGCCTCCGATGGGAATGGCCGGGAATATGGGACCTATGGGTGGTCCAAATGGACAGATGGGTGGACCTATGATGGGGGGTCCAATGGGTCCACCAGGAAACATGATGCAACAGTATCAGGGTTGGGGTACCAGTCCTCAGACTGGAGGATATGCTGCTGGATACACTACTCAATATAATTCTCAAGGTTGGGGTGCACCTCCTGGTCCTCCACAACAGCAACAAATTCCACCACCACCACATCATCAATGGGGTAGCAGTTACAACGTCCAGCCTGCAGCAGCTACTCAAGGGTATGGAAGCTATG GTGGGCCGGCGGCCGCCGCTTCAGGGGGCTATGGGCCCACGGCGGGTACTGGCGGGGCTGCGGGGGGCGGGCCCGGGGGTTCTTGGAACTCCTGGAACATGGCACAAAACGGTCCTCCTCCTGGGACCCAGCCACCACCTCAGCCCCCTCAGCCTAATTCCTCGCAGCCCAACTCCAACTCGAACCCCTCTGGCCCGCAGG GTGACATGTATTCGCGACAGACCACCGGTTCAGGTGCACCTGGGTCCAGTAGCAGTTCAGCTAAAACTCCGGATTATACTGGGTACTCTGCATATGGTAATTACGCTGACACCAGTTATCCTCAGCGTTCGTATCAAGGAGGAGAAAGCAACCAAG